A single window of Phyllostomus discolor isolate MPI-MPIP mPhyDis1 chromosome 13, mPhyDis1.pri.v3, whole genome shotgun sequence DNA harbors:
- the PLAC8L1 gene encoding PLAC8-like protein 1, translating to MNWFGNDFSKLPEDVCLLNIHSPLSLSLIASEEERQFISNVRGHAPAQAVVKQPTRGTGGRAAITVTVPATCGDWSTGLFSICRDRRICFCGLFCPMCLECDIARHYGECFCWPLLPGSTFALRVGTRERYKIWGTLCEDWLAVHCCWPFSICQLARELKMRTSQLYVFSAAPSMKDASI from the exons ATGAACTGGTTTGGAAATGACTTCTCGAAGTTACCTGAGGATGTCTGCTTACTCAATATACACTCACCTCTGTCGCTCTCACTCATAGCATCTGAAGAGGAACGACAGTTTATTTCCAATGTGAG GGGCCATGCACCAGCCCAGGCTGTGGTGAAGCAGCCCACCCGGGGCACCGGAGGCAGAGCAGCAATCACAGTGACTGTCCCTGCAACCTGCGGGGACTGGAGCACCGGCCTCTTCAGTATCTGCAGAGACAGGAGAATCT GTTTCTGTGGTCTGTTTTGTCCCATGTGTCTTGAGTGTGACATCGCCAGGCATTATGGAGAGTGCTTTTGTTGGCCATTGCTGCCTGGGTCGACCTTTGCCCTGAGAGTTGGCACCAGAGAGAGATATAAAATATGG GGTACACTGTGCGAGGACTGGCTGGCTGTGCACTGCTGTTGGCCCTTTTCCATCTGTCAGCTGGCCCGGGAACTCAAGATGAGAACCTCCCAGCTCTACGTATTCTCTGCAGCCCCTTCAATGAAAGACGCCTCTATTTGA